In a single window of the Litorilituus sediminis genome:
- the sohB gene encoding protease SohB, with amino-acid sequence MEFLYDYGLFLAKTITFVLAIIAIIAVAAASAIKQKHKKGDLDITDLSEQFDEVEQDIVHALLSKEELKEKEKQDKKLAKEKAKADKKAAKSDEDVPVQPHLFVLDFKGSIDAKEVSSLREEISAILSVATKDDEVFVRLESGGGMVHGYGLASSQLDRLRQHEIPLTISVDKVAASGGYMMACVANHIIAAPFAILGSIGVIAQLPNFNKLLKKHDVDFEQFTAGEFKRTVTMFGENTDKDREKFTEELEETHVLFKDFVSAHRPSLDVAKVATGEHWFGTKALELGLIDTIQTSDDYLQEKNKTHKVVAIKYELKKGLAEKFSKAASLTVDSVLNKLTQKNNVYPG; translated from the coding sequence TTGGAATTTTTATACGATTATGGTTTGTTTTTAGCAAAAACCATTACCTTTGTTTTGGCTATTATCGCAATAATAGCTGTTGCCGCGGCATCTGCGATAAAGCAAAAACATAAGAAGGGTGATTTAGATATAACTGATCTTTCGGAGCAGTTTGATGAAGTAGAACAAGATATTGTTCATGCACTGTTATCAAAAGAAGAGCTAAAAGAAAAAGAAAAGCAAGATAAAAAGCTCGCTAAAGAAAAAGCAAAGGCTGATAAAAAGGCCGCTAAATCTGACGAAGACGTGCCTGTACAGCCACATTTATTTGTACTGGACTTTAAAGGCAGTATTGATGCTAAAGAAGTATCTTCATTGCGAGAAGAAATCAGTGCAATCTTATCTGTAGCAACAAAAGATGATGAAGTTTTTGTAAGGCTTGAAAGTGGTGGCGGCATGGTACATGGTTATGGCTTAGCTTCATCACAATTAGATAGACTTCGTCAGCATGAGATCCCTTTGACTATTTCGGTTGATAAAGTAGCGGCAAGTGGTGGTTATATGATGGCGTGTGTCGCCAATCATATCATTGCTGCACCTTTCGCCATTTTAGGCTCTATTGGAGTCATCGCGCAATTACCTAACTTTAATAAGTTACTTAAAAAGCATGACGTTGACTTTGAGCAATTTACTGCGGGTGAATTTAAGCGCACAGTGACCATGTTTGGTGAAAATACGGATAAAGATAGAGAAAAGTTTACCGAAGAGTTGGAAGAAACTCATGTGCTATTTAAAGACTTTGTTAGTGCCCACAGACCAAGCCTTGATGTGGCAAAAGTTGCTACTGGTGAACACTGGTTTGGTACTAAAGCGTTAGAGCTAGGATTGATAGATACCATTCAAACAAGTGACGATTATTTACAAGAAAAAAATAAGACACATAAAGTTGTAGCAATTAAATATGAGTTGAAAAAAGGTTTAGCAGAGAAGTTTTCAAAAGCTGCAAGCTTAACTGTAGACAGTGTATTAAATAAACTAACTCAAAAAAATAATGTTTACCCAGGCTAA
- a CDS encoding VolA/Pla-1 family phospholipase, translated as MKKLALSLAVISALSLSGCGSETIDDVKKDVEENGTPIYPTSRVVFDPANGVMSVPNDLLFSGSKDGTLNLPVADPDNAADPTVALSRLDGWSTNTAFTIDMDFPSEVTLSESSVAAPGAVRIFETIMGGDAADPQCEQVTRGLACKVVAELAFGTDFVSKASNGSIAVIPLKPLKPQTSYIVVLTTNIEDSNAQPIAGSSTYEAVREDINEKPLGSESQLMLQGIINSYEGAVVAAGVDKESIAYSMAMTTQSVGQVLGVSKQLLLSGLTETPLVPVPAINVQDTTLSVADVMIQAELLDPTDPADAQNIALYSSANYYLGNVSLPYYLHTPSAENPLAPLNTWMNALCDSGAAIAGLTASNPELIPAEPIGTNDAVCMSFGLRDFSTSDNPVLAGLDTERNLTKYNPIPKINSFQNVEVQMTVPDLAVVNALRPSLGLGAIEKPEAGWPVVILQHGIPSKKEDMLTTTAMLSLFGIASVAIDYPLFNSRGFDLTGDGNNNIDASVNPLDYINLQSFSTTASNGRQAVIDLLGLRFGLNFLNGADIDKSKVYFTGLSLGSIGGSQFLALANTSVPESEQSEQINAMFKVQAATLNVPMQGLGFGAIIGSNTFGPLLQSVLAYGGDEGFQQYFADNNQGGLSPADGAVFIGFLMQTYATYQTTLSPEDAAALSSTMVQAATAFQMALDDAEPMNYAAALKATETPILLQEVVGDGGENLPDQVLPNVVSSSPVAGTEPLIALLGLDPVSMTTVSPEAKISGAVRFTAGHHSSLINPNQDVAPTAELALRAFKEMQMQMVNYIANDGQLILISDDEIIK; from the coding sequence ATGAAGAAGTTAGCTCTTAGCCTCGCAGTCATTAGTGCATTAAGTCTAAGTGGTTGCGGTAGCGAAACGATTGACGATGTTAAAAAAGATGTAGAAGAGAATGGTACGCCGATATACCCAACGTCTCGAGTGGTATTTGATCCAGCCAATGGCGTGATGTCTGTTCCTAATGATTTGCTTTTTAGTGGCAGTAAAGATGGCACGCTTAACCTACCGGTAGCCGACCCTGATAATGCTGCCGACCCGACTGTTGCACTGAGTCGTTTAGATGGTTGGTCAACTAATACTGCGTTTACAATTGATATGGATTTCCCTTCAGAAGTAACACTTAGTGAATCGAGTGTTGCAGCTCCTGGTGCTGTTCGTATTTTTGAAACCATTATGGGAGGGGATGCAGCCGATCCACAGTGTGAGCAGGTAACTCGAGGGTTAGCATGTAAAGTAGTTGCTGAACTAGCATTTGGCACTGACTTTGTCTCAAAAGCGTCTAACGGCAGTATTGCGGTTATTCCACTAAAACCACTTAAGCCACAAACAAGTTACATTGTGGTGTTAACCACTAATATTGAAGACAGTAATGCTCAGCCTATTGCTGGCTCTTCAACTTATGAAGCTGTACGTGAAGATATTAACGAGAAGCCGCTTGGCTCTGAAAGTCAGTTAATGCTACAGGGCATAATCAATAGCTATGAAGGCGCAGTTGTTGCCGCAGGTGTTGATAAAGAGAGTATCGCTTATTCAATGGCAATGACAACTCAATCTGTTGGCCAAGTGTTAGGCGTTAGTAAGCAATTATTATTATCTGGTCTGACGGAAACTCCGCTTGTACCTGTACCAGCTATTAATGTACAGGATACTACGCTTTCTGTTGCTGACGTGATGATTCAAGCTGAGTTATTAGATCCAACAGACCCGGCAGATGCGCAAAATATTGCTTTATATAGTTCAGCAAATTACTACTTAGGTAATGTGTCTTTACCATATTATTTACATACTCCAAGTGCAGAGAATCCACTTGCTCCACTTAATACTTGGATGAACGCACTTTGTGATTCAGGTGCCGCAATAGCTGGACTTACAGCAAGTAACCCAGAGTTAATCCCAGCTGAGCCAATTGGTACCAATGATGCTGTTTGTATGTCTTTTGGTTTACGTGACTTTAGTACGTCTGATAACCCAGTTTTAGCTGGGCTAGATACAGAGCGTAATCTTACCAAATATAACCCGATTCCAAAGATTAATAGCTTCCAAAATGTTGAAGTGCAAATGACAGTGCCAGATCTTGCTGTGGTTAATGCACTTCGCCCAAGTTTAGGTTTAGGTGCAATTGAAAAGCCTGAAGCAGGTTGGCCGGTTGTTATTCTTCAGCACGGTATTCCATCAAAGAAAGAAGATATGCTAACAACAACGGCAATGCTATCTTTATTTGGTATTGCTAGTGTTGCGATTGATTACCCGCTATTTAATTCACGTGGGTTTGATTTAACCGGAGATGGTAACAATAATATCGATGCCTCGGTGAATCCGCTTGATTATATTAACTTGCAAAGCTTTAGCACAACAGCTTCAAATGGTCGACAAGCTGTTATTGACTTATTAGGCTTACGCTTTGGTTTGAACTTCCTAAATGGCGCAGATATTGATAAATCTAAAGTATACTTTACTGGTTTATCTTTAGGCTCTATCGGTGGTTCACAATTCTTAGCTTTAGCAAATACTAGTGTGCCTGAGTCTGAGCAGTCAGAACAAATCAATGCCATGTTTAAAGTACAGGCGGCGACATTAAATGTGCCAATGCAAGGGCTAGGTTTTGGCGCTATCATAGGTTCAAATACATTTGGACCATTGCTGCAGTCAGTCCTTGCTTATGGTGGTGATGAAGGCTTCCAACAATATTTTGCTGATAATAACCAAGGTGGCTTATCCCCAGCAGATGGTGCGGTATTTATTGGTTTCTTAATGCAAACTTATGCAACATACCAAACAACGTTATCGCCGGAAGATGCTGCTGCGTTATCGAGCACTATGGTACAAGCGGCAACTGCATTCCAAATGGCATTAGATGATGCTGAGCCGATGAACTATGCTGCTGCATTAAAAGCGACAGAAACGCCTATTTTACTTCAAGAAGTGGTTGGAGATGGTGGTGAGAATCTACCTGATCAAGTGCTGCCAAATGTTGTCTCTAGCTCGCCTGTTGCTGGTACTGAGCCATTGATAGCACTATTAGGCTTAGATCCTGTTAGTATGACAACAGTAAGCCCTGAAGCTAAAATATCTGGCGCGGTACGCTTTACTGCAGGTCATCACTCTTCGTTAATCAATCCTAATCAGGATGTAGCACCAACTGCTGAATTAGCATTACGCGCATTTAAAGAGATGCAAATGCAAATGGTGAATTATATAGCTAATGATGGTCAGCTTATTTTGATTTCAGATGATGAAATTATTAAATAA
- a CDS encoding YciK family oxidoreductase — MFDYDINSANLKDKTILVVGAGAGIGKAAALTYAKLGATVILLGKTVKKLEAVYDEIIALGYPEPAIIPLDLKGATKQNYIDMSATIAQQFGKLDGALLNASMLGELSPFTQIHEQIYDDVMNVNVKAQFLLAQALIPSLLLAENASLIFTSSGVGNQGRAYWGPYSMSKFATEGMMQIIADEYESSNLRTNAINPGATRTAMRASAYPAEDKEKLATAEEIMPLYVYLMSDDSKETNGQVLKAQ, encoded by the coding sequence ATGTTCGATTACGATATCAATTCAGCTAACTTAAAAGATAAAACTATTTTAGTGGTAGGTGCTGGAGCTGGCATTGGTAAAGCAGCAGCCCTTACCTACGCCAAACTAGGCGCTACCGTAATTTTATTAGGAAAAACTGTTAAGAAACTTGAAGCGGTTTACGATGAAATTATTGCCTTAGGTTATCCTGAGCCTGCGATTATTCCGCTTGATTTAAAAGGTGCGACAAAACAAAACTATATTGATATGTCAGCAACCATTGCTCAGCAATTTGGCAAATTAGACGGCGCATTACTCAATGCCTCCATGCTGGGTGAATTATCACCATTCACCCAAATTCATGAACAAATTTATGATGATGTGATGAATGTTAACGTGAAGGCTCAGTTTTTATTAGCGCAAGCATTAATCCCAAGCTTATTACTTGCTGAAAACGCCTCATTAATATTCACCTCTTCTGGGGTTGGTAATCAAGGTCGCGCTTATTGGGGGCCTTACAGTATGTCGAAATTTGCCACAGAAGGTATGATGCAAATAATCGCAGATGAGTATGAAAGCTCTAATCTTCGCACTAATGCAATCAACCCTGGCGCAACAAGAACGGCAATGAGAGCCAGTGCCTACCCTGCAGAAGATAAAGAAAAACTAGCTACAGCTGAAGAGATTATGCCGTTATATGTTTACTTAATGTCTGATGA